The following are from one region of the Sphingomonas sp. J315 genome:
- a CDS encoding ABC transporter permease produces the protein MSALGWRAAWSIARRDLHSGFRGLRLLLVCLFLGVATLATIGSLTASITGEISARGQVLLGGDVEVGMTQRQASAQERAALTQLGTVSDTIRTRAMARRATPIAGAPDAVLTELKGVDVRYPLYGSLTLTQGRYAQLVPDAILIGRALSERLLLKTGDQIRYGDATFRIVGMIADEPDRVGEGFTLGPVAIVSLDGLKRTGLLQPGALYETKYRVRLNPGVTPDEAVDGLKDRFPTAGFEYKTRDRAAPGAVRFFERMGQFLSLIGLAALVIAGIGVSNGVASYLGQKRGGIATFKILGATSADISRIYLLQIAAASALAVAAGLIVGALLPIGFVMLAGDLLPVAPGFAVYPIPLLTSAAYGLLIAFAFAMPPLARARTHPAAAQLRSGVEESRRIDRRSTLMVALAGALVVTLALVTAREPIFAGAVLGAVALVLLVLLGIGALIRRVSAKLPRPRRPLLRLAVANLHRPGAQTVALVIALGLALTLFVTLAAIQTSLDAEIERAVPQRAPSQFVLDIPSEARGEFTALVKREAPEAQLNIVPALRGTITAFGKTRVADLETLPEGAWFLRGERGVTYSDVLPQGSELVAGQWWHKDYAGPPLVSLDREAATLLNVGVGDTMTVSILGREIAARIASLRQVNWDTMGFNYILVFSPNTLAAAPHSLTATIDMDRANEGKVSRALLGAFPSASIIAVSEVVGQVRTILDQMATAILLSASVTILAGIAVLVGAIAASRQARSYDSVILKTLGATRRQILAAQALEYALLALTLAALALGLGGLAAWYVITGVFEFGWAPDWTIVGATLGLGALLTLGIGLLGSLPVLSVRPAQALRRL, from the coding sequence GTGAGCGCGCTGGGCTGGCGCGCGGCGTGGAGCATCGCGCGGCGCGACCTGCATTCGGGCTTTCGCGGGCTGCGGCTGTTGCTCGTCTGCCTGTTCCTCGGCGTGGCGACGCTCGCGACGATCGGCAGCCTGACCGCGTCGATCACCGGTGAGATTTCGGCACGGGGACAGGTGCTGCTCGGCGGCGATGTCGAGGTTGGGATGACCCAGCGCCAAGCATCGGCACAGGAACGGGCGGCGCTGACGCAGCTCGGCACCGTTAGCGACACGATCCGCACCCGCGCGATGGCGCGGCGCGCGACTCCAATTGCCGGAGCGCCCGATGCGGTGCTGACCGAGCTCAAGGGTGTGGACGTCCGCTATCCGCTCTATGGCAGCCTGACGCTGACGCAGGGCCGCTACGCCCAGCTCGTACCCGACGCGATTCTGATCGGACGGGCGTTATCCGAACGGCTGCTGCTCAAGACCGGCGACCAGATCCGCTATGGCGATGCGACATTCCGCATTGTCGGCATGATCGCCGACGAACCCGACCGGGTGGGGGAGGGGTTCACGCTCGGCCCGGTCGCGATCGTCTCGCTCGACGGGCTGAAGCGCACCGGATTGCTTCAACCGGGCGCGTTGTACGAGACCAAATATCGCGTGCGTCTGAACCCCGGCGTGACCCCGGATGAGGCGGTGGACGGGCTCAAGGATCGGTTCCCGACTGCGGGCTTCGAATACAAGACCCGCGACCGCGCGGCGCCCGGCGCGGTGCGCTTTTTCGAGCGGATGGGACAGTTCCTGTCGCTGATCGGCCTCGCCGCTTTGGTGATCGCTGGCATCGGGGTGAGCAACGGCGTCGCCTCATACCTGGGGCAGAAGCGCGGCGGGATCGCGACGTTCAAGATCCTCGGCGCGACATCGGCGGATATCAGCCGCATCTATCTGCTTCAGATCGCGGCGGCTTCGGCGCTGGCGGTGGCGGCGGGGCTGATCGTCGGCGCGCTGCTGCCGATCGGGTTCGTCATGCTGGCGGGCGATCTGCTTCCGGTCGCACCGGGCTTTGCGGTCTATCCGATCCCGCTGCTGACCAGCGCAGCCTATGGCCTGCTGATCGCCTTTGCCTTCGCGATGCCGCCGCTCGCCCGCGCGCGTACCCATCCCGCCGCCGCGCAGCTGCGCAGCGGGGTCGAGGAGTCGCGCCGGATCGACCGGCGCAGCACGCTGATGGTCGCGCTGGCAGGCGCTCTGGTGGTGACGCTGGCGCTGGTCACTGCGCGCGAGCCGATCTTTGCCGGGGCGGTGCTCGGCGCGGTGGCGCTGGTGTTGCTTGTCCTGCTCGGCATCGGCGCGTTGATCCGGCGGGTCTCTGCGAAGCTGCCACGCCCGCGCCGCCCGCTGCTGCGGCTGGCCGTCGCGAACCTCCACCGGCCCGGCGCACAGACCGTCGCGCTGGTGATCGCGCTGGGCCTTGCGCTTACCCTGTTTGTCACGCTGGCCGCGATCCAGACCAGCCTGGATGCCGAGATCGAGCGTGCCGTGCCGCAACGCGCGCCGAGCCAGTTCGTGCTCGACATCCCGTCCGAAGCGCGTGGCGAGTTCACGGCATTGGTCAAGCGCGAAGCCCCGGAGGCGCAGCTCAACATCGTCCCCGCTCTCCGCGGCACGATCACCGCCTTTGGCAAGACGCGCGTCGCCGATCTAGAGACCCTGCCCGAGGGCGCGTGGTTCCTGCGCGGTGAGCGCGGCGTCACCTATTCCGACGTGCTGCCACAGGGCAGCGAGCTGGTCGCCGGGCAATGGTGGCACAAGGACTATGCTGGCCCGCCTTTGGTGTCGCTCGACCGTGAGGCGGCGACGCTGCTCAATGTCGGGGTCGGCGATACGATGACGGTCAGCATCCTCGGTCGCGAGATCGCGGCGCGGATCGCGTCGCTGCGTCAGGTCAACTGGGACACGATGGGGTTCAACTATATCCTCGTCTTCTCGCCCAACACGCTCGCCGCCGCGCCGCACAGCCTGACCGCGACAATCGACATGGATCGCGCCAATGAAGGCAAGGTGTCGCGCGCATTGCTCGGCGCATTCCCGTCGGCTTCGATCATCGCGGTGAGCGAGGTGGTGGGACAGGTGCGTACGATCCTTGACCAGATGGCGACGGCGATCCTGCTCTCGGCATCGGTCACGATCCTCGCCGGCATCGCCGTGCTGGTCGGCGCCATCGCCGCGTCGCGACAGGCGCGCAGCTATGACAGCGTCATCCTCAAGACCTTGGGCGCGACGCGGCGCCAGATTCTCGCGGCGCAGGCGCTCGAATATGCGCTGCTCGCGCTGACCCTCGCGGCGCTGGCGCTGGGGCTGGGCGGGCTGGCGGCGTGGTATGTCATTACCGGGGTGTTCGAGTTTGGCTGGGCACCCGACTGGACCATCGTCGGCGCGACGCTGGGGCTGGGCGCGTTGCTCACGCTCGGGATCGGGTTGCTCGGATCGCTGCCGGTGCTGTCGGTGCGTCCCGCTCAGGCATTGCGGAGGCTCTGA
- a CDS encoding ROK family protein — MSDAPRYAGIELGGTKAIAVLTQGDAIVERHSVATGEPIATLGALRAILDGWAAAAPLAGLGIASFGPIQLDPRDPRLGQILATPKPGWTGAPVAALLSEGLACPMVIDTDVNGAALAEYRWGAAVGCDSLCYLTIGTGLGGGLLIGGKPVHGAMHPEIGHIRLRRVAGDLFPGACDFHGDCVEGLVSGPALAARFGMDPATASDGDPIWRHVAADIAELCCAILLTTSARRILFGGSVALSRAFILPWVREIVVAQLESYLPFVTTEAVGEIIQPAGLGTDAGPLGAIALAQAASR, encoded by the coding sequence ATGAGTGACGCGCCACGCTATGCGGGGATCGAGCTGGGCGGGACCAAGGCGATTGCCGTGCTGACACAGGGCGATGCGATCGTCGAGCGGCACAGCGTCGCCACAGGCGAGCCGATAGCCACGCTCGGCGCATTGCGCGCAATCCTCGATGGCTGGGCGGCAGCCGCGCCGCTCGCGGGCCTCGGCATCGCCAGTTTCGGCCCGATCCAGCTCGATCCGCGCGATCCGAGGTTGGGGCAGATCCTCGCTACGCCCAAGCCCGGCTGGACCGGCGCGCCAGTCGCGGCGCTGCTGAGCGAAGGACTGGCGTGTCCGATGGTGATCGACACCGACGTCAACGGAGCTGCGCTGGCCGAGTATCGCTGGGGCGCGGCGGTGGGGTGCGACAGCCTCTGCTATCTCACCATCGGGACCGGATTGGGCGGTGGGCTGCTGATCGGCGGCAAGCCCGTTCACGGCGCGATGCACCCTGAGATCGGGCACATCCGATTGCGGCGTGTCGCCGGCGATCTTTTCCCGGGTGCCTGCGACTTTCACGGCGATTGTGTAGAGGGACTGGTGTCGGGACCGGCACTCGCCGCGCGCTTCGGCATGGACCCGGCCACGGCGTCCGATGGCGACCCGATCTGGCGTCACGTCGCCGCCGATATCGCCGAGCTCTGCTGTGCGATCCTGCTGACAACGTCGGCCCGCCGCATATTGTTTGGCGGCAGCGTCGCCTTGTCACGTGCCTTCATTCTGCCCTGGGTGCGGGAGATCGTCGTGGCCCAACTCGAGAGCTATCTGCCCTTCGTCACCACGGAGGCAGTGGGCGAAATCATCCAGCCAGCGGGTCTCGGCACCGACGCCGGCCCACTCGGCGCGATCGCATTGGCGCAGGCCGCGTCGCGCTGA
- a CDS encoding neutral/alkaline non-lysosomal ceramidase N-terminal domain-containing protein has translation MPKNMLGVLDPLNVRAIVVDDGKTRAAMVTVDAGAIMTETWANVAARVERELKIPTSQLLLTASHTHSAPWMRGPAYEAQIFDAIRKAAAATRPARMAYGTGVSYINVNRNIIDPKTRRWWEGPNYEGVSDKTVAVVRFETLEGAPIAVYFNYGVHAVLTGNLDLVSADLPGAASNYIEQSLGGDAVAVYSNGAAGDQNPIYFNQTYDLRAIRTADYAARGEDISNAMPPGGTGMNRSNPRVAMLMEQQKQMVKSMGQMLGEEVLHVSRASLERPVAEATIQGAQTSVTCPGRKRLDKGRAGYPGTYEDADPVSIRLSLLKIGDTVIGGVDAEVFTTIAQRFKRESPFKHSMMTTITNGMAQSGYIPNDAAFAYNTFEVVSSRLKPGCAESAIVNGLLNLIDKVDAK, from the coding sequence TTGCCGAAGAACATGCTCGGCGTGCTCGACCCGCTGAACGTCCGCGCAATCGTGGTGGATGACGGCAAGACGCGGGCGGCGATGGTGACGGTCGACGCCGGGGCGATCATGACCGAGACCTGGGCCAATGTCGCGGCGCGGGTCGAGCGCGAACTCAAGATCCCGACCAGCCAGCTGCTGCTGACGGCCAGCCACACCCATAGCGCACCATGGATGCGGGGCCCGGCCTATGAGGCGCAGATCTTCGACGCGATCCGCAAGGCCGCGGCGGCGACCAGGCCTGCACGCATGGCCTATGGCACCGGCGTTTCCTACATCAACGTCAACCGCAACATCATCGACCCCAAGACCCGTCGCTGGTGGGAGGGGCCGAATTACGAGGGCGTGTCGGACAAGACTGTCGCGGTGGTGCGGTTCGAGACGCTGGAGGGCGCGCCGATCGCGGTCTATTTCAACTATGGCGTCCACGCCGTGCTGACCGGCAATCTCGATCTGGTGAGCGCCGACCTGCCCGGTGCCGCCTCCAACTATATCGAACAATCGCTGGGCGGTGACGCGGTCGCGGTCTATTCGAACGGTGCGGCGGGGGACCAGAACCCGATCTATTTCAACCAGACCTATGACCTGCGCGCGATCCGCACCGCCGACTATGCCGCGCGGGGTGAAGATATCAGCAACGCGATGCCGCCAGGCGGCACCGGCATGAACCGCAGCAATCCGCGCGTGGCGATGCTGATGGAACAGCAGAAGCAGATGGTGAAGTCGATGGGCCAGATGCTGGGCGAGGAAGTGCTGCACGTCAGCCGCGCCAGCCTGGAGCGTCCAGTCGCCGAAGCAACCATTCAGGGCGCGCAGACCAGCGTCACCTGCCCCGGCCGCAAGCGATTGGACAAGGGCCGTGCGGGCTATCCCGGCACCTATGAGGACGCAGACCCCGTCAGCATCCGCCTCAGCCTGCTCAAGATCGGCGACACGGTAATCGGCGGGGTCGATGCCGAGGTGTTCACGACCATCGCCCAGCGCTTCAAGCGCGAATCGCCGTTCAAGCACAGCATGATGACGACGATCACCAACGGCATGGCGCAGTCGGGCTATATCCCGAACGACGCGGCGTTCGCGTACAATACGTTCGAGGTCGTTTCGTCGCGGCTGAAGCCCGGCTGCGCCGAGAGCGCGATCGTCAATGGGCTGCTCAACCTGATCGACAAGGTCGACGCGAAGTGA
- a CDS encoding ABC transporter ATP-binding protein, whose translation MSIEPVADIAIRARNVTLTLGTREAPTEILKGIDVDIARGSSVAILGPSGSGKSSLMAILSGLEQASGGSVSVAGIAYDTLDEDGLARARRGRVGIVLQAFHLLPTMTALENVAVPLELAGSEDAFARAGAELEAVGLGHRLTHYPVQLSGGEQQRVAIARAVAGRPEIIFADEPTGNLDGATSGVIIDLLFERQRAAGATLLIITHDPALASRCDRVLTMRDGLIVADSAA comes from the coding sequence ATGTCGATCGAACCGGTGGCGGATATCGCAATCCGCGCGCGTAATGTCACCCTGACGCTTGGAACGCGCGAAGCGCCGACCGAAATTTTGAAGGGAATCGATGTCGATATCGCGCGCGGCAGCAGCGTCGCGATCCTCGGCCCGTCGGGGTCGGGCAAGTCGTCGCTGATGGCGATCCTGTCGGGCCTCGAACAGGCGAGTGGCGGGAGCGTGAGCGTCGCGGGCATCGCATACGACACGCTGGACGAGGATGGGCTGGCGCGCGCGCGGCGGGGAAGGGTCGGGATCGTGTTGCAGGCGTTTCACCTGCTGCCGACGATGACCGCGCTGGAGAATGTCGCGGTGCCGCTGGAGCTGGCGGGGTCGGAGGACGCCTTTGCGCGCGCCGGGGCGGAGCTGGAGGCGGTCGGCCTCGGCCATCGACTGACCCATTATCCGGTGCAGCTGTCGGGCGGCGAGCAGCAGCGCGTCGCCATTGCCCGCGCGGTGGCGGGGCGGCCCGAAATCATCTTTGCCGATGAGCCGACCGGCAATCTCGACGGCGCGACTAGTGGGGTGATCATCGACCTGTTGTTCGAGCGCCAGCGCGCAGCGGGGGCCACGCTGCTCATCATTACCCACGACCCCGCGCTCGCCAGCCGGTGCGACCGCGTGCTGACGATGCGCGACGGGCTGATCGTCGCGGACAGCGCCGCGTGA
- a CDS encoding arylesterase, with translation MLLLQGLSACSGENDAANQSLATPPTPSAVASGGAQKADARLVVAFGDSLYAGYGVLPQESFPAQLEKALAARGIAASVRNAGVSGDTSSAGLRRLGFTLDGLDRKPDLVMVNLGGNDMLRGIDPAETRANLTAICEELKKRGIPIMLTGMVAAPNMGRDYADAFNAIYGDLAKRYDAVLYPFFLDQVVTDPALMLPDRIHPNRQGLERIVERVTPLVAEALKPGEAG, from the coding sequence ATGCTGCTCCTCCAAGGGCTGAGCGCATGTTCGGGCGAAAATGATGCCGCGAACCAGTCGCTAGCGACTCCGCCAACCCCCTCGGCGGTCGCCAGCGGGGGTGCGCAGAAGGCCGATGCGCGGTTGGTCGTCGCGTTCGGCGACAGCCTCTATGCCGGCTATGGCGTCCTGCCGCAGGAGAGTTTCCCGGCACAGCTGGAAAAGGCGCTGGCCGCGCGCGGGATCGCGGCGAGCGTGCGCAATGCTGGGGTTTCCGGCGACACCAGCTCGGCGGGGCTGCGGCGGCTGGGCTTCACGCTCGACGGACTGGATCGCAAACCCGACCTCGTCATGGTCAACCTTGGCGGCAACGATATGCTGCGCGGGATCGACCCCGCCGAGACCCGCGCGAACCTGACCGCGATCTGCGAGGAACTGAAAAAGCGCGGCATCCCGATCATGCTGACCGGCATGGTCGCCGCGCCGAACATGGGCCGCGACTATGCCGACGCCTTCAACGCGATCTATGGCGATCTGGCGAAGCGCTACGACGCGGTGCTGTATCCATTCTTCCTGGATCAGGTGGTGACCGACCCGGCGCTGATGCTGCCCGATCGCATCCATCCCAACCGCCAGGGGCTTGAGAGGATCGTGGAGCGGGTGACACCGCTGGTGGCGGAGGCGCTGAAGCCAGGCGAAGCGGGTTAG